In one Actinopolymorpha sp. NPDC004070 genomic region, the following are encoded:
- a CDS encoding SurA N-terminal domain-containing protein: MVGRRHAGRVAAVALVAGLALSGCGAVSNPGAAAQVGDRTISVSYLQKQSRDILAKAGRSDLGDSESTKLQSDLLQQLVDDELIVPTARRSGVSASQADIDEVKSQIKAQRVVIPPDMLDGFARWVVLRRGLNTKLLGREPSSQQEQAKADQLVGREMSRTAEQVGVKVNPRYGTWTGSAVKPGGQLVTPEPTAPEAPAVPQMP; this comes from the coding sequence GTGGTCGGTCGAAGGCACGCTGGTCGAGTCGCCGCTGTCGCTCTGGTCGCCGGGCTGGCGCTGTCCGGCTGTGGCGCGGTCTCCAACCCCGGAGCCGCGGCCCAGGTCGGTGACCGGACGATCTCTGTGTCCTACCTCCAGAAGCAGTCGCGCGACATCCTGGCCAAGGCCGGGCGGTCCGATCTCGGCGACTCCGAGTCGACCAAGCTGCAGAGCGACCTGCTCCAGCAGCTCGTCGACGACGAGCTGATCGTTCCCACCGCCAGGCGGTCGGGTGTGAGTGCCAGCCAGGCCGACATCGACGAGGTCAAGTCGCAGATCAAGGCGCAGCGTGTGGTGATCCCGCCGGACATGCTGGACGGCTTCGCGCGGTGGGTCGTCCTGCGCCGCGGCCTCAACACCAAGCTGCTCGGCCGGGAGCCCTCCAGCCAGCAGGAGCAGGCCAAGGCCGACCAGCTGGTCGGGCGGGAGATGTCCAGGACCGCCGAGCAGGTCGGGGTCAAGGTCAACCCGCGCTACGGCACCTGGACGGGTTCGGCGGTGAAGCCGGGTGGCCAGCTCGTCACCCCGGAGCCGACCGCGCCCGAGGCTCCTGCCGTACCCCAGATGCCCTGA